The sequence GTCGCCCAGGCCGGTGCCGAGGACGTCGACCGTGCCGTCAAGGCCGCCCGCAAGGCGTTCGAGAAGTGGTCGGCGCTGCCCGGTTCCGAGCGCGCCAAGTACCTGTTCCGCATCGCCCGGATCATCCAGGAGCGCAGCCGTGAGCTGGCCGTCCTGGAGACGCTGGACAACGGCAAGCCGATCAAGGAGACGCGGGACGCGGACCTGCCCCTGGTCGCGGCCCACTTCTTCTACTACGCGGGCTGGGCGGACAAGCTCGATCACGCCGGCTTCGGCGCGAGCCCGCGGCCGCTGGGCGTGGCCGGCCAGGTCATCCCGTGGAACTTCCCGCTGCTGATGCTGGCGTGGAAGATCGCCCCGGCGCTGGCGACCGGCAACACGGTCGTCCTGAAGCCGGCGGAGACCACTCCCCTCTCGGCGCTGTTCTTCGCGGACATCTGCCGCCAGGCGGGCCTGCCCAGGGGTGTCGTCAACATCCTCCCGGGCTACGGCGACGCGGGCGCCGCGCTCGTCGCGCACCCGGACGTGAACAAGGTCGCCTTCACGGGTTCGACGGCCGTGGGCAAGGAGATCGCCCGCACGGTCGCCGGTACGCGCAAGAAGCTCACCCTCGAACTGGGCGGCAAGGGCGCGAACATCGTCTTCGACGACGCACCCGTAGACCAGGCCGTCGAGGGCATCGTGACCGGCATCTTCTTCAACCAGGGCCAGGTGTGCTGCGCGGGCAGCCGTCTGCTGGTGCAGGAGTCGATCCAGGACGAGCTGCTGGACGCCCTGAAGCGCAGGCTGGCGACGCTCCGCCTGGGCGACCCGCTGGACAAGAACACCGACATCGGCGCGATCAACTCCGCCGAGCAGCTGGCCCGGATCACCGCGCTGGCCGAGCAGGGCGAGGCCGAGGGCGCCGAGCGCTGGTCCCCGGCCTGCGAACTGCCCGCCTCCGGCTACTGGTTCGCGCCGACGCTCTTCACGAACGTCACCCAGGCGCACACCATCGCCCGCGACGAGATCTTCGGCCCGGTGCTGTCGGTCCTCACCTTCCGCACCCCGGACGAGGCCGTCGCGAAGGCCAACAACACCCAGTACGGCCTCTCGGCGGGCATCTGGACCGAGAAGGGCTCCCGGATCCTGGCCGTCGCGAACAAGCTCCGCGCCGGTGTCGTCTGGTCCAACACGTTCAACAAGTTCGACCCGACCTCGCCGTTCGGCGGCTACAAGGAATCGGGCTTCGGCCGCGAGGGCGGCCGCCACGGCCTGGAGGCATACCTCGATGTCTGACCGTTTGAGCGTCTTCAAAA comes from Streptomyces sp. FXJ1.172 and encodes:
- a CDS encoding aldehyde dehydrogenase family protein encodes the protein MASAFEYAPAPESRSVVDIAPAYGLFVDGEFTDAADGKVFKTVSPSTEEALSEVAQAGAEDVDRAVKAARKAFEKWSALPGSERAKYLFRIARIIQERSRELAVLETLDNGKPIKETRDADLPLVAAHFFYYAGWADKLDHAGFGASPRPLGVAGQVIPWNFPLLMLAWKIAPALATGNTVVLKPAETTPLSALFFADICRQAGLPRGVVNILPGYGDAGAALVAHPDVNKVAFTGSTAVGKEIARTVAGTRKKLTLELGGKGANIVFDDAPVDQAVEGIVTGIFFNQGQVCCAGSRLLVQESIQDELLDALKRRLATLRLGDPLDKNTDIGAINSAEQLARITALAEQGEAEGAERWSPACELPASGYWFAPTLFTNVTQAHTIARDEIFGPVLSVLTFRTPDEAVAKANNTQYGLSAGIWTEKGSRILAVANKLRAGVVWSNTFNKFDPTSPFGGYKESGFGREGGRHGLEAYLDV